The Beijerinckiaceae bacterium genome has a window encoding:
- a CDS encoding UDP-N-acetylmuramoylalanyl-D-glutamyl-2, 6-diaminopimelate--D-alanyl-D-alanine ligase: MSEVATDETIWTSLGLVSPLDARVSGTLPRGGATGISIDTRTLKKGDLFFAINGVGSDGHDYVEAAFAKGALAAVVDEAHSGALSSLGPLYVVHEVLPALERLGLAARDRSSARIVAVTGSVGKTSTKEALRLVLGQAGPTHASVASYNNHWGVPLTLARMPKSTRFGVFEIGMNHKGEILPLVGMVRPHIAIITTVAPVHLEYFESIDDIADAKAEIFSGLEPGGVAILHRDIPQYERLLAHAKASSAGYVASFGEYSGADAKLVSVKLAADHSIVKAEVCGRLLTYRIGAAGRHLAVNSLAVLLAAKALGVDLEAAAAALASFSAQPGRGERLQLSTEDGPYTLIDESYNANPASMRAAVALVGALPLPGKGRRIAILGDMLELGENGGTMHAELADELAAHHIDLVFAAGPLMKHLYDALPQKLKGAWRDHASDLVPIVGAAVQSGDMVIVKGSNGIRMRAIVDALKQNAGTGHPAQTGQEG; the protein is encoded by the coding sequence ATGAGCGAAGTTGCCACCGATGAAACCATATGGACAAGTCTTGGACTTGTGTCGCCGCTGGACGCGCGGGTGAGCGGAACTCTGCCACGCGGTGGCGCGACGGGAATTTCAATCGATACCCGCACGCTGAAAAAGGGGGATCTCTTTTTTGCAATCAACGGGGTCGGTTCGGACGGCCATGATTACGTCGAGGCGGCATTTGCCAAGGGTGCCCTTGCCGCGGTTGTCGATGAGGCCCATTCCGGAGCCCTGTCTTCGCTCGGGCCACTCTACGTTGTCCATGAGGTTCTCCCCGCGCTCGAACGGCTTGGGCTCGCCGCCCGCGATCGTTCGTCGGCCCGTATCGTCGCTGTGACCGGTTCGGTCGGCAAGACCTCGACCAAGGAGGCCTTGCGGCTGGTGCTTGGGCAAGCGGGGCCAACGCATGCCTCGGTCGCTTCCTATAATAATCATTGGGGAGTGCCGCTCACTTTAGCGCGGATGCCGAAGAGCACAAGGTTCGGTGTTTTTGAAATCGGCATGAACCATAAGGGCGAAATCCTGCCCCTCGTTGGGATGGTGCGGCCGCATATTGCCATCATCACGACGGTTGCTCCCGTTCATCTCGAATATTTCGAAAGCATCGACGACATAGCCGACGCCAAGGCCGAGATTTTCTCGGGTCTCGAGCCTGGGGGTGTCGCGATCCTGCATCGTGATATCCCCCAGTACGAGCGCCTCCTTGCGCATGCCAAGGCTTCAAGCGCTGGCTATGTCGCAAGCTTCGGCGAATATTCGGGTGCCGACGCCAAATTGGTGAGCGTGAAGCTTGCCGCCGATCATTCCATCGTCAAGGCGGAAGTCTGCGGCCGTTTGCTGACCTATCGTATCGGCGCGGCGGGACGCCACCTTGCGGTGAATTCGCTCGCGGTTTTGCTTGCTGCGAAAGCTCTCGGCGTCGATCTCGAAGCGGCCGCTGCCGCGCTCGCGTCTTTCTCGGCGCAGCCGGGGCGGGGCGAACGGCTACAGCTCTCCACCGAGGACGGCCCGTATACACTCATTGACGAAAGCTATAACGCAAACCCCGCGTCCATGCGCGCAGCCGTCGCTTTGGTCGGCGCCCTTCCTTTGCCGGGAAAGGGACGCCGCATTGCAATCCTCGGCGACATGCTTGAACTTGGAGAAAATGGCGGCACGATGCACGCGGAACTTGCCGATGAACTTGCGGCCCATCACATCGATCTCGTCTTTGCGGCCGGCCCTTTGATGAAACACCTCTACGATGCCTTGCCCCAAAAATTAAAAGGGGCGTGGCGTGACCACGCCAGTGACCTTGTGCCGATTGTCGGCGCGGCGGTTCAAAGCGGCGACATGGTGATCGTCAAGGGCTCTAATGGCATTCGAATGCGCGCGATCGTCGATGCTCTCAAGCAAAACGCCGGTACCGGTCACCCGGCGCAAACCGGTCAGGAAGGTTGA
- a CDS encoding 16S rRNA (cytosine(1402)-N(4))-methyltransferase — MTSGRGDEDFLAAGGPARHVPVLRDEVMAALAPCEGGLFLDATFGAGGYSRALLTNAAKRVLALDRDPNAVAGGAELVRQAEGRLELVNERFGKLDVVARERGLSEFDGVVLDIGVSSMQVDDLQRGFSFRGDGPLDMRMDCTGISAADLVNTAEEKTLANILFYFGEERASRRIAHAIVTDRAKAPFTSTATLASMIARVAPGKPGEMHPATRAFQALRIAVNDELGELVRALVAAEAILKQGGRLVVVTFHSLEDRIVKQFFGARSGRGQTRSRRLPHEAAPPEPTFDVPGKQPVTPSAREISANPRARSAKLRHGVRTGAGARGLDEGLMALARIPQTNPGGG; from the coding sequence ATGACATCGGGTCGCGGCGATGAGGATTTTCTCGCCGCTGGCGGACCGGCCCGGCACGTTCCCGTGCTTCGTGACGAAGTCATGGCCGCGCTCGCTCCGTGCGAGGGCGGCCTCTTTCTCGATGCGACTTTTGGCGCGGGCGGCTACTCCCGCGCTCTACTGACCAATGCGGCAAAGCGGGTCCTGGCGCTCGATCGGGACCCCAACGCGGTGGCCGGCGGAGCCGAGCTTGTCCGGCAAGCGGAGGGACGCCTGGAGCTCGTCAACGAACGGTTCGGGAAGCTCGATGTGGTGGCACGGGAGCGGGGGCTTTCGGAGTTTGACGGTGTCGTGCTCGATATCGGCGTGTCGTCCATGCAGGTCGATGATCTGCAGCGTGGGTTTTCTTTCCGTGGCGATGGGCCGCTCGACATGCGCATGGATTGCACCGGGATAAGCGCCGCCGATCTCGTCAACACGGCGGAAGAAAAGACCCTGGCCAATATTCTGTTTTATTTTGGCGAGGAGCGCGCGTCCCGCCGCATCGCCCATGCCATTGTGACCGACCGCGCCAAGGCGCCTTTCACCTCGACCGCCACGCTGGCTTCGATGATCGCGCGCGTTGCCCCGGGAAAGCCGGGAGAAATGCACCCGGCCACTCGCGCGTTCCAAGCGCTCCGCATTGCGGTCAACGACGAACTCGGCGAATTGGTGCGGGCGCTCGTCGCCGCCGAAGCGATCTTGAAGCAGGGCGGGCGGCTCGTGGTGGTCACGTTCCATTCGCTCGAAGACCGCATCGTGAAGCAGTTTTTTGGCGCACGGTCGGGGCGCGGCCAAACGCGATCCCGACGCTTGCCGCACGAAGCTGCGCCGCCCGAGCCCACCTTCGACGTGCCAGGCAAGCAACCGGTCACGCCTTCGGCGCGAGAAATCAGCGCCAATCCGCGCGCCCGTTCGGCCAAGCTTCGCCATGGAGTTCGCACCGGTGCCGGCGCGCGCGGACTCGACGAAGGCCTGATGGCTCTGGCCAGAATTCCTCAAACCAATCCGGGAGGCGGCTGA
- a CDS encoding phospho-N-acetylmuramoyl-pentapeptide-transferase, protein MLTWLAEFSSIFSPFNLFRYITFRTAGATATALFFVFFFGPSIISALRLKQGKGQPIRDDGPKSHILTKTGTPTMGGLMILSGLIVSTLLWANLRNHFVWIVLLVTTGFGAIGFYDDLLKVTKQTHKGFSGRRRLGLEVAIGVIACAAMMKLGTPHTTALAFPAVNGFVADLGIFFLAFGAFVIVSAGNAVNLTDGLDGLAIVPVMIAGAAFGIIAYLAGNAIFSTYLGINFVPGAGELAVVCGALIGAGLGFLWFNAPPAQIFMGDTGSLALGGALGTIAVAVKHEIVLAIVGGLFVLETLSVIVQVVSFKLTGKRVFKMAPIHHHFEQLGWSEPQVVVRFWIIAFILALIGLSTLKLR, encoded by the coding sequence ATGCTAACTTGGCTAGCCGAATTTTCGAGCATCTTTAGCCCCTTCAACCTGTTTCGCTATATTACCTTCCGCACCGCCGGCGCCACGGCGACGGCTTTGTTCTTCGTTTTCTTTTTCGGGCCGTCGATCATTTCCGCCCTGCGCCTCAAACAAGGCAAGGGCCAGCCTATTCGCGACGATGGACCGAAGTCGCATATTCTGACCAAGACCGGGACGCCGACCATGGGCGGCTTGATGATCTTGTCGGGCCTCATCGTCTCCACCTTGCTTTGGGCGAATCTCCGTAATCATTTTGTGTGGATCGTGCTTCTGGTCACGACCGGGTTCGGCGCCATCGGCTTTTACGATGATCTTCTGAAGGTGACGAAACAGACTCATAAGGGGTTCTCCGGCCGGCGCCGGCTGGGCTTGGAAGTGGCGATCGGGGTGATTGCCTGCGCCGCGATGATGAAGCTTGGGACGCCCCACACGACTGCCTTGGCGTTTCCAGCCGTCAACGGGTTTGTCGCCGATCTCGGGATTTTCTTTCTGGCTTTCGGGGCGTTCGTGATCGTTTCCGCCGGCAATGCGGTCAATCTCACCGATGGCTTGGATGGGCTTGCGATCGTGCCCGTGATGATCGCGGGGGCGGCGTTTGGGATCATCGCCTATCTCGCCGGCAACGCGATATTTTCAACCTACCTCGGAATTAACTTTGTCCCTGGCGCAGGCGAACTCGCGGTCGTTTGCGGGGCGCTGATCGGCGCAGGTCTTGGGTTCCTATGGTTCAATGCGCCGCCCGCGCAAATTTTTATGGGCGATACGGGTTCGCTCGCACTCGGCGGGGCGCTTGGCACGATTGCCGTCGCCGTCAAGCACGAGATCGTGCTTGCCATTGTCGGCGGTCTTTTCGTTCTCGAAACCTTATCGGTCATCGTCCAAGTGGTTTCGTTCAAGCTGACCGGCAAGCGCGTTTTTAAAATGGCGCCGATCCATCATCATTTCGAGCAGTTGGGTTGGTCCGAGCCACAAGTCGTGGTTCGGTTTTGGATCATTGCTTTCATTCTCGCTTTGATTGGCCTCTCGACCTTGAAACTGAGGTGA
- a CDS encoding cell division protein FtsW — translation MVSRAERSAPANWWWTIDRWLLASVGSLMVLGLVLTMAGSPPVAERLGLSTFHFVHRQVLYLLPSIVVLVAASFLSPRQVRRVALLVFLVSMTLIIVALLYGHEVKGSRRWIFGLQPSEFLKPAFVILVAWAFSEGGQRRDLPGNIIAGLLLPITIIPLILQPDFGQTMLVSLVWAALFFMSGVHWFWIAGIGGAGFGAALIAYQYVSHVRARVLKFIDPGAGGGMIDTFQVDTALDSFLSGGWFGKGPGEGTIKRILPDAHTDFIFAVTAEEFGVLACLVIASIFAFIVLRGLFVAARQEDPFCRFAAAGLVILFGVQSAINMAVNLHLIPAKGMTLPFISYGGSSLISLALAIGFLIAVLRKRPASEVLAKSQAEAYS, via the coding sequence ATGGTATCGCGCGCGGAACGTTCGGCCCCGGCCAATTGGTGGTGGACCATCGACCGTTGGCTGCTGGCGTCGGTCGGCTCGCTGATGGTTCTCGGCCTTGTGTTGACGATGGCCGGCAGCCCGCCGGTCGCCGAACGGCTCGGCCTTTCGACCTTCCACTTCGTCCATCGCCAAGTGCTGTATCTCTTGCCGTCGATTGTGGTTCTCGTCGCCGCCTCTTTTCTTTCCCCGCGGCAAGTCCGCCGCGTTGCGCTCTTGGTGTTTTTGGTGTCGATGACGTTGATCATCGTCGCGCTTCTTTACGGTCACGAAGTCAAAGGCTCGCGCCGCTGGATTTTTGGTCTCCAGCCTTCCGAGTTTTTGAAGCCGGCTTTCGTTATTCTTGTAGCCTGGGCCTTTTCGGAGGGCGGTCAGCGACGTGACCTTCCGGGAAATATCATCGCCGGCCTGCTCTTGCCGATCACAATTATCCCCTTGATTCTACAACCTGATTTCGGTCAGACGATGCTTGTCTCGCTGGTCTGGGCCGCGCTGTTCTTTATGTCCGGGGTGCATTGGTTTTGGATCGCGGGCATCGGGGGGGCGGGGTTCGGTGCCGCCTTGATCGCCTATCAATATGTGTCGCACGTGCGTGCGCGCGTCCTTAAATTCATCGATCCCGGGGCGGGCGGCGGCATGATCGATACGTTTCAGGTCGATACCGCGCTCGACAGCTTTCTATCGGGCGGTTGGTTCGGCAAGGGACCGGGCGAAGGGACGATTAAGCGCATCCTTCCCGACGCCCATACCGATTTCATTTTTGCGGTGACCGCCGAGGAATTCGGCGTGCTCGCTTGCCTTGTGATCGCTTCGATCTTCGCCTTTATCGTTTTGCGTGGCCTATTCGTGGCAGCGCGCCAGGAGGATCCGTTCTGCCGTTTCGCGGCGGCCGGATTGGTGATCCTTTTCGGCGTTCAAAGCGCGATCAACATGGCGGTCAATCTTCATCTCATTCCAGCCAAGGGCATGACTTTGCCGTTTATCTCCTACGGCGGCTCGTCTCTTATCTCGCTGGCACTCGCGATTGGTTTTTTGATCGCGGTCCTGCGTAAACGACCAGCGTCCGAGGTTCTCGCAAAGTCCCAGGCGGAAGCCTATTCATGA
- the murG gene encoding undecaprenyldiphospho-muramoylpentapeptide beta-N-acetylglucosaminyltransferase, translating into MSSRHPIVVAAGGTGGHLFPAAALSHALMARGFDVELITDDRAGKYDGDFPARAVHRVAAATPRGGGLVSRALAVATLVRGTFAARRLVKAIAPRALIGFGGYPTVPPVLAATQLRVPTILHEGNAVIGRANRFLAGRVDAIAKGFELLGGLPEKIAAKTHLTGNPVRPMVIEAARIAFPDIAEGKLRILITGGSQGARIFSDIVPAAIELMPAAARQKLMITQQARGEDLDRVREAYRHLGVDAEVAPFFFDLPLRIAKAHLVIARAGASTVAELSVIGRPAILVPLPHALDQDQAANAKQFAATGAAFVVAQSVFSPQWLATTLLEVQGDMAGLARRAVAAKRAGITDAADRLADLVQSLVAAKEKNR; encoded by the coding sequence ATGAGCAGCCGGCACCCGATCGTGGTCGCGGCGGGTGGCACCGGCGGACATCTTTTTCCAGCGGCTGCCCTGAGCCATGCCCTTATGGCACGCGGTTTCGATGTCGAACTCATCACCGACGACCGGGCCGGCAAATATGATGGCGATTTTCCCGCCCGTGCCGTTCATAGGGTTGCGGCGGCCACCCCGCGCGGCGGCGGCTTGGTTTCGCGGGCGCTGGCCGTGGCAACCCTTGTTCGGGGGACTTTCGCCGCCCGGCGGCTGGTGAAGGCAATCGCCCCTCGTGCGCTAATCGGCTTTGGCGGATACCCGACGGTTCCCCCTGTATTGGCGGCCACCCAGCTTCGTGTGCCAACGATCTTGCATGAAGGAAACGCCGTGATCGGCCGCGCCAACCGGTTTCTGGCAGGACGGGTCGATGCGATCGCCAAGGGCTTTGAACTCCTCGGCGGCCTGCCGGAGAAGATTGCGGCTAAGACGCATTTGACCGGCAATCCGGTCCGCCCGATGGTGATTGAGGCGGCCCGCATCGCTTTTCCCGATATTGCCGAGGGCAAGCTTCGAATCCTGATTACCGGCGGTTCGCAAGGCGCCAGAATCTTTTCCGATATCGTGCCAGCGGCGATCGAACTCATGCCGGCGGCCGCAAGACAAAAACTGATGATCACCCAGCAGGCCCGTGGGGAGGACCTCGACAGAGTGCGCGAAGCCTACCGCCACCTTGGCGTTGACGCCGAGGTCGCGCCGTTCTTTTTCGATCTGCCGCTGAGGATCGCGAAGGCTCATCTCGTCATAGCTCGAGCGGGAGCTTCGACGGTGGCCGAACTGTCGGTCATCGGACGCCCCGCGATTCTGGTGCCACTTCCGCATGCGCTCGACCAGGATCAGGCCGCCAATGCAAAGCAGTTTGCCGCAACCGGTGCCGCATTTGTTGTGGCGCAGAGCGTATTTTCGCCGCAATGGCTGGCGACCACTCTCTTGGAGGTGCAAGGCGATATGGCCGGTCTCGCGCGCCGCGCCGTCGCGGCAAAGCGAGCCGGGATTACCGACGCCGCCGATCGATTGGCCGATCTTGTGCAAAGTCTCGTTGCTGCAAAGGAAAAGAATCGATGA
- a CDS encoding UDP-N-acetylmuramoyl-L-alanine--D-glutamate ligase, whose protein sequence is MTPVTCCQGKHLAVFGLGGSGFITAQALVAGGARVSVWDDNEHAREKARAAGLRIENLALADWRNFALLVLAPGVPLTHPAPHWTVLKAREAGIEIVGDIELFCRERNKIAPGAPFVAITGTNGKSTTTALIAHLFRNFGFAVQVGGNIGTPILALPPPSPENVHVIECSSFQIDLAPSLNPSVGVLLNVTPDHLDRHGTMENYAAIKARLVQKADRAVVGLDDDISSAIAGELLRAGRKTTCISVTRTDIEDGIVLDGTLLLRRDGGHASPIADLAGISSLRGTHNGQNAAAAAAALGSHAHDLDRLKKGLRSFPGLPHRLEEVGRQGKVLFINDSKATNADAAEKALLSFDKVFWILGGRAKKGGIDSLRSLFPKVVKAYLIGEASELFAQTIGNAFPYEVCETLEVAVPRAASDAMASGIADPVVLLSPACASFDQFPDFEKRGDRYRELVQALPGVEKLG, encoded by the coding sequence ATGACACCCGTCACTTGCTGCCAGGGCAAGCATCTTGCCGTCTTCGGACTCGGCGGTTCTGGCTTCATCACCGCACAGGCGCTCGTCGCGGGCGGCGCGCGCGTATCGGTCTGGGACGACAATGAACATGCGCGGGAAAAGGCTCGCGCGGCCGGTCTCCGGATTGAAAATCTTGCTCTTGCAGACTGGCGAAATTTTGCTCTGCTGGTTCTGGCTCCTGGCGTACCATTGACGCATCCGGCGCCGCATTGGACCGTTTTGAAGGCCAGGGAAGCCGGGATCGAGATCGTCGGCGACATTGAATTATTCTGCCGGGAGCGGAATAAGATCGCGCCCGGCGCGCCGTTCGTTGCCATCACCGGCACCAATGGAAAATCGACGACGACCGCGCTCATCGCGCATCTCTTTCGGAATTTCGGTTTTGCGGTTCAGGTGGGAGGCAATATTGGGACACCCATCCTGGCGCTGCCGCCGCCCTCGCCCGAAAATGTGCATGTGATCGAATGTTCTTCGTTTCAGATCGATCTTGCGCCCTCGCTCAATCCCTCCGTCGGCGTGCTTTTGAATGTTACGCCCGATCATTTGGATCGGCATGGCACGATGGAAAATTACGCGGCGATCAAGGCACGGCTGGTACAGAAGGCGGATCGGGCGGTCGTCGGACTCGACGACGACATTTCAAGCGCAATCGCCGGTGAACTCCTCCGGGCCGGCCGCAAGACGACATGCATCTCGGTCACGCGGACCGACATCGAGGACGGCATTGTTCTCGACGGCACGCTGCTCCTGCGCCGGGACGGGGGCCACGCGTCACCGATCGCCGATCTTGCCGGGATTAGCTCGCTGCGCGGCACGCACAATGGGCAGAATGCCGCCGCCGCCGCCGCGGCGCTGGGGTCGCACGCGCACGATCTCGATCGTTTGAAGAAAGGTTTGCGGAGCTTTCCGGGGCTTCCGCATCGCCTGGAGGAGGTCGGCCGGCAGGGGAAGGTACTCTTTATTAACGATTCGAAGGCCACCAATGCTGATGCTGCCGAAAAGGCGCTGCTTTCATTCGACAAGGTTTTTTGGATTCTGGGCGGACGGGCGAAAAAGGGCGGCATCGACTCGCTGCGGTCCTTATTTCCTAAGGTGGTCAAAGCCTATTTGATTGGCGAGGCGAGCGAGCTGTTTGCGCAAACGATCGGAAACGCGTTCCCTTACGAGGTCTGCGAAACGCTGGAAGTCGCGGTTCCGCGTGCCGCGAGCGATGCCATGGCCAGTGGTATCGCGGATCCGGTGGTTCTGCTTTCGCCTGCCTGCGCTTCGTTCGACCAGTTCCCTGATTTCGAGAAGCGCGGCGATCGCTATCGCGAACTGGTCCAGGCTTTGCCGGGCGTAGAAAAACTGGGCTGA
- a CDS encoding penicillin-binding protein, with product MSDGFDPRFQDTAKSGARLAPLRGLLHWLARLISSLFSTRLDKSAKRIKLVAGIFLIVFVIIAAKLIQFGMRPEPPPTVKRAAADAVAVARPDILDRNGEVLATDIKVMSVFAEPRRIIDKDEAVELLTAVLPDVDARELRERLGSRKGFVWVKRAITPKQQLEVYRLGLPGVGFLPENKRVYPNGPLAAHVLGFANLDGVGISGLEKYVDGQGLADLHGAGFSLTPDNLTPITTSLDLKATYAVREELAKGIAKFKAKAGAAAILDVNTGEVVAMASLPDYDPNTPADALDPNHINRLSVGVYEMGSTFKAISVAMALELGKVNLRSRIDARDNLRYGRFTIHDFHATHRVLTVPEVFTYSSNIGAARMALMVGVEGHKNFLGKMGQLSRLRTELPESAEPLVPRNWGELNTMTIAFGQGLNVAPLQAMMAVGALANGGLLITPTFLKRNEEDAKKNAPRVVKPEVSESMRYLMRLNAEIGSAKMADVKGYFIGGKTGTADKIVHGHYSNDRVLTTFMAILPADKPKYLYLTLMDEPQGLPETAGYRTAAWNSGQVTGRIIERTGPLLGIAPRTEPPTQPFPLLAKLGYAIANQPASGTGGH from the coding sequence ATGAGCGACGGCTTCGACCCTCGGTTTCAAGATACGGCAAAAAGCGGCGCGCGGTTGGCGCCGCTTCGCGGCCTTTTGCATTGGCTTGCGCGTCTCATCTCGAGTCTTTTTTCGACGCGGCTCGATAAAAGCGCCAAGCGCATAAAACTCGTGGCGGGCATATTTCTGATCGTTTTCGTAATTATCGCCGCGAAGCTGATCCAATTCGGAATGCGTCCGGAACCTCCCCCCACCGTCAAGCGCGCCGCTGCCGACGCTGTCGCCGTGGCCCGCCCGGATATCCTCGACCGCAACGGCGAAGTCCTGGCAACCGACATCAAAGTCATGTCGGTCTTTGCCGAACCGCGCCGCATCATCGACAAAGACGAAGCAGTTGAATTGCTCACGGCCGTCCTTCCCGATGTCGATGCGCGCGAGCTGCGGGAGCGTCTCGGTTCCCGCAAGGGTTTCGTTTGGGTCAAGCGCGCCATTACTCCCAAACAGCAGCTGGAAGTCTATCGGCTCGGTCTGCCTGGCGTCGGCTTCCTGCCGGAAAACAAGCGCGTCTATCCCAACGGCCCGCTTGCCGCGCATGTTCTGGGATTTGCCAACCTCGACGGTGTCGGCATCTCCGGCCTCGAAAAATATGTCGATGGCCAGGGGCTTGCCGATCTGCACGGTGCGGGTTTCAGCCTGACGCCGGACAATTTGACCCCCATCACGACTTCGCTCGATCTCAAGGCGACCTATGCCGTTCGCGAGGAACTCGCCAAGGGCATCGCCAAGTTCAAGGCGAAAGCCGGCGCCGCCGCCATTCTCGATGTGAATACCGGGGAAGTCGTCGCGATGGCGTCCTTGCCGGATTACGACCCCAACACGCCGGCGGATGCGCTCGACCCGAACCACATTAACCGACTGTCGGTCGGCGTCTATGAAATGGGCTCAACCTTCAAGGCGATTTCGGTTGCCATGGCGCTTGAACTGGGCAAAGTGAATTTACGATCGCGCATCGACGCGCGCGATAATTTGCGCTACGGCCGTTTCACGATCCATGATTTTCACGCCACCCATCGTGTGCTAACTGTCCCCGAAGTTTTCACCTATTCGTCCAATATCGGCGCCGCCCGCATGGCTCTGATGGTCGGAGTCGAGGGGCACAAGAATTTCTTGGGTAAAATGGGGCAGCTCAGCCGTCTGCGAACCGAGCTGCCCGAGTCGGCTGAGCCGCTTGTTCCGAGAAACTGGGGCGAGCTTAATACGATGACAATTGCGTTCGGGCAGGGCCTTAATGTTGCTCCCTTGCAGGCGATGATGGCGGTCGGCGCCCTCGCCAACGGCGGATTGCTGATTACCCCGACCTTCTTGAAGCGCAACGAGGAGGATGCCAAAAAGAACGCTCCACGGGTCGTTAAACCCGAAGTTTCGGAGTCGATGCGGTATTTGATGCGGCTCAATGCGGAAATCGGTTCGGCGAAAATGGCCGACGTCAAAGGCTACTTCATCGGCGGCAAAACCGGTACGGCCGACAAGATTGTTCATGGCCACTATTCAAACGACAGGGTGTTAACGACATTCATGGCGATCCTTCCGGCCGATAAGCCAAAATATCTTTATTTGACTTTGATGGACGAGCCGCAGGGGCTGCCGGAAACTGCGGGCTATCGCACCGCAGCCTGGAATTCGGGGCAGGTGACGGGCCGGATCATCGAGCGGACGGGGCCGCTGCTTGGCATCGCGCCGCGCACCGAACCGCCGACGCAACCTTTTCCGCTCCTGGCGAAGCTTGGCTATGCCATCGCCAATCAACCGGCCAGCGGCACGGGCGGGCATTGA
- a CDS encoding UDP-N-acetylmuramoyl-L-alanyl-D-glutamate--2,6-diaminopimelate ligase — MRLADLFPQAEIPAAFAGREVKDVSSDSRAVKPEMVFFAVPGTKTDGLAYAPQAVQRGAVAIVAEREPTSPLGTATFIKADDVRSELARAAARIYPRQPEMIVAITGTSGKTSVAAFVRQIWAALGANSASLGTLGVVAPSKSIAGSLTTPDPVTLHKILDGLAQSGVTHLALEASSHGIVQRRLDGVRLKAAAFTNLSRDHLDYHADLEDYLCAKLQLFDRLLEPGQAAIVDADSDVSERVVAACEKRGLRVFSTGYKGTALRLLDAEPDDFATRLRISHEGRTYSVRLPLAGAFQASNALVAAGLCIATGSPVDAVFAALEGLEGAPGRLELVGRRKGAPIFVDYAHKPDALEKTLKTLRPFVPGKLIVVFGCGGDRDAGKRPLMGEIAARLADRVVITDDNPRSEDPVSIRKAVLEGARGFDNLEEIGDRAQAIWRAIARLDQGDGLLIAGKGHETGQTIGTTTLPFSDADCVRAALKEISA, encoded by the coding sequence ATGCGCCTTGCCGACCTTTTTCCGCAGGCAGAAATTCCGGCGGCTTTCGCCGGGCGCGAGGTCAAGGATGTCAGCTCCGACAGCCGCGCCGTGAAACCGGAGATGGTGTTCTTCGCGGTGCCAGGAACAAAAACCGACGGCCTCGCCTACGCGCCGCAAGCGGTGCAGCGCGGGGCTGTCGCGATCGTTGCCGAGCGCGAACCGACGAGCCCGTTGGGGACGGCTACCTTCATCAAGGCCGATGACGTCCGCAGCGAATTGGCTCGCGCGGCGGCGCGCATTTATCCACGCCAGCCGGAGATGATCGTCGCGATCACCGGAACCAGCGGCAAAACATCGGTCGCCGCTTTTGTGCGCCAGATCTGGGCGGCGCTCGGCGCCAATTCTGCCTCGCTTGGCACGCTTGGCGTCGTGGCCCCGTCAAAATCTATCGCGGGTTCGCTGACGACGCCCGATCCGGTGACCCTGCATAAAATCCTTGATGGACTTGCGCAAAGTGGCGTCACGCATCTTGCGCTGGAGGCGTCGTCGCATGGCATTGTTCAGCGCCGGCTGGATGGGGTTCGACTGAAGGCTGCGGCCTTTACCAATCTCTCGCGCGATCATCTCGATTATCATGCCGATCTCGAAGATTATCTTTGCGCCAAGTTGCAGCTGTTTGATCGGCTGCTTGAGCCCGGCCAAGCCGCCATCGTCGATGCCGACAGCGATGTGTCGGAAAGAGTCGTTGCGGCTTGCGAAAAACGCGGTCTTCGCGTCTTTTCGACGGGATATAAAGGCACGGCGCTAAGGCTCCTTGACGCCGAGCCGGATGATTTTGCGACCAGGCTTCGGATTTCCCATGAAGGCCGAACTTATTCGGTTCGGCTTCCCCTCGCGGGCGCGTTTCAGGCGTCAAACGCGCTGGTGGCCGCGGGTCTCTGCATCGCGACCGGAAGTCCAGTGGACGCGGTCTTCGCGGCGCTCGAAGGACTCGAAGGCGCACCAGGCCGTCTCGAACTCGTCGGCAGACGAAAGGGCGCGCCCATTTTTGTCGATTATGCGCATAAGCCCGATGCCCTGGAAAAAACCCTGAAAACGCTGCGGCCCTTCGTGCCGGGAAAACTCATCGTGGTGTTCGGCTGCGGCGGCGACCGCGATGCCGGCAAAAGGCCCCTCATGGGCGAGATTGCGGCGCGCTTGGCCGATCGGGTTGTCATCACCGACGACAATCCGCGCTCGGAGGACCCAGTGTCGATCCGCAAGGCGGTGCTTGAAGGGGCGCGCGGTTTTGACAATCTTGAGGAGATCGGCGACAGGGCGCAGGCGATCTGGCGGGCGATTGCCAGGCTCGACCAAGGTGACGGCCTTCTTATAGCCGGCAAGGGCCATGAAACCGGTCAGACCATTGGGACGACGACACTCCCCTTCTCCGATGCCGACTGCGTGCGCGCCGCGCTGAAAGAAATCTCTGCATGA